TCCAGGTAGTAGGTCAGGAACAGGAAGATCGAGAACATCCCCATGCCCAGAACGAACACGGCCAGGAACGAACCGCCTCGGGTCCGGTCCAGCACGACTCGCAGCGGCAGCAGCGGATGCGCGACCCTGAGCTCCAGCCAGGCGAATACCGCGAGCAGCACCACGCCGCTGATCATGGAGCCGAGGGCGACCGGGTCGGTCCAACTCGTGGATTCGACGTGCGCGAACCCGTAGACGATGCCGAACAGCGCGGCGCTCACCACGACGGTGCCGGGAATGTCGATCTTGGGTCGCTCGGTGACCACGGGCCTGGCCAGCAACAGCAACGCGCCGACCAGCGCGACGCCCGCGAAAATGACGTTCACGTACATCACCCAGCGCCACGACGCCCATTCGGTGAGCATGCCGCCGAGCAGGAGTCCGACCGCGGCGCCCGCACCGGACAGCGCACTGAAGATGCCGAACGCCTTCGGCCGTTCGGCCGGGTCGGTGAAGGTCACGCTGAGCAGTGAGAGCGCCGCGGGCGCGAGCAGCGCGGCGAACAGGCCCTGGGCCACACGGGCCGCGACGAGTATTTCGAAGCTGCCGGCCGCGCCGCCGACGACGGATGCGGCCGCGAAACCGATCAGGCCGGTCACGAAGGTCGTACGGCGGCCGAACAGGTCGCCCAGTCGGCCCCCGAGCAGCAGCAGGCTGCCGAACGCCAGGGCGTACCCCGTGATGACCCACTGCCGGCTGCCGTCACTGAAGCCGAGGTCATGTTGGGCTTCGGGCAACGCGATGTTCACGACGGTCGCATCGAGCGTGACCATGAGCTGCGCCACGCCCAGCACGACGAGCACCCACCAGCGCACGGCGTGGGAGCCGCGGCGGCCCGAGTCTGTCTTCCCGGAGGCGGGCGCCCCGCGGTCGAAGGTGGTACTCACATTTCCCCTTAAGTCGCTGGTCATGGGTCGACCGGCAGCCGGAAACCGATCTGTTTCCACCTAGGAAAACAGATCGGTTTCCCAGGCGCAAGTGAACGGGTCGCTTCTGGCCCGGGACTGGCCCGACAGGGTTGAAGTCCGCGTATGCCGACGACGCTGCCCCGCCAGGCGACTGGCTGATCGGCGTCGCGGCCCGGCTGCCCTACAGGCGGAGCGCTCATATCGGCGTCGGACGCCTTGCGCGGCACCGCCAAGACCACAGGACGCCAGGCCGCCGGACCACCGAGACGTCGCCCCGGCGGGAGCCCACCACTGGAGCCTCCCGCATCTGCGACATCAGCGATCCCAAGGTCCCCGAGGACAAGAGCGCCGGTCGGTTCGCCGCCGAGTCCTGGACCATGAAGGGAAGCCGCCTCGAACTGCACGACCTCGCCGTCGGTGGCGTGGTGACCGTGGACACGGCCGCCGCCCCCAAGTGGGTGCTCAAGTTCTCCGCGGCGGCCGCCACGATCCGCGACCTGTAGATGGCCGTACCCGTCGGCGGGCGGATCCAGCACATCGACGGAGCGCCCGGCTCGACGTCCACGCTGCGAGGCGACCGCATCACCATGTGCGTCGAGAGCCTGACGGGCACCCTCTCCGGCGTCGAAGGCATCCCCCTGCCCCCAGTCCTCCGCCTCACGCCCGACACCGTCCCGGAGTGGCTCTACGACACGCTCGGGAAACTCGGCCCAAAGCTCCGACTCGGCTTGGACGACGCCGACATCGACCAGGCCGGTCAGACGGGTGGAGAGCTTGTCATTCCGGGGATCCACGGGTGCGGAACGCCTCGGTGAGTCCGGGGGCCGGTTGGGCTTGCGTCTGGGAACCGATCGGTTTACCGTGATGGAAACCGATCGGTTTCTCATTCTGTGGAGGCAGTCATGACCGCACTCAAGGGCGCCAACGTCTTTGTCACCGGCGGCAGCCGAGGCATCGGCAAGGCCCTGGTGGAAGAGCTGTACGCGCGCGGTGCCGGCAAGGTCTACGCCACCGCCCGCGACCCGCGTACGGTGACGCACCCCGACGCGGTACCGGTCGCGCTGGAGGTCACCGACCCGGCCTCCGTGGCGGCAGCCGCCGCGCAGGCGCAGGACGTGACCGTGCTGATCAACAACGCCGGTGCCTCGGTCGGCGCCTCGTTCCTCGACTCCCCGGTCGACGACGTACGCCGGGAGTTCGAGACCAACTTCTACGGTCCGCTGCTTCTCACCCGCGCCTTCGTGCCCCTCATCGAGCGCAACGGCGGCGGCCACCTCCTCAACGTGCACTCCGCGCTCTCCTGGATCGCGCTCGGCGGCTCCTACAGCGCCTCCAAGGCCGCTCTGTGGTCGCAGACCAACTCCCTGCGCCTGGAGTTGCAGCCGCGCGGCATCGCCGTCACCGGACTGCACGTCGGCTACGTCGACACGGACCTGGCGGCCGGCGTCGAGGCGCCCAAGTCCGACCCCCGTGACGTCGCCGCCCTCGCCCTCGACGGCGTCGAGACGGGCGCGTACGAGGTGCTCGCCGATGACATCTCACGGCAGGTCAAGGCGGGCCTGGCCGGCGACCTGGCGGGGCTTTACCCCCAGCTGGCGAACTAACCCCCGTACACACAAGGAGCCGGCGAGATGCCCAGCCACGAGTCACGTCCCACGATCCACATTCCGGGGACCACCAGCCACACCATCGCCCCGCGTGCGGGATCCGTCGGCCGCGAGGGAACGCTGCGCTACCTCAAGGCGGGCACCGGCGCCTCCCTGGTCCTGCTGCACACCGTGCGCACCCAGGCCGAGCACTTCCGCCACCTCATCCCGCCGATCGCGGACCACTACACCGTGTACGCCCTCGACCTGCCGGGGATGGGCTAGTCCGAGATCGTGCCCGGGGCCTCGTACGACGAGCCGGCCATGCGCGCAGGCGTCAAAAGGCTCCTGACCGAACTCGACCTCCACGACGTCACCCTGGTCGGGGAGTCCATGGGCGCGGTGCTCGCCCTGACCACAGCGGCCGATCTGCCGCAGCGGGTACGACGCGTCGTCGCGGTGAACACCTACGACTTCCCCGGCGGAATCGCCCGGTCGAGCCTCCTCGCCCGCGTGGTCGTCACCGGTGTCCTCGCCCCAGGGGTAGGTCCGGTGATCGCCGGGGTGGAGCCCAAGCCCGCCCTCAGCAAGATCCTGCAGGGCGGGGTGGTCGACAGGACCGCGCTGCGGGAGGACTACCTCGACGAACTCCTCCAGGTGGGCGGCCGCCCCGGCTACCCGACTGTCGCCCGGGCCGTGTACCAGGCCCTGCCCAGCCTCATCGCCGCCCGCTCGCGCTACCCCGAGGTCAAGGCGCCCGTTCACCTCGTCTACGGGGAGAAGGACTGGTCCCGACCCTCGGACCGGCAGGCGAACAAGAACCTGCTGCCGGCCGCCGACTTCACACAGGTGCCGGGAGCGGGGCACTTCATCGCGCTGGAAAGGCCCGATGTCCTGGCCGAACTGTTGAACTCGGTGGCGTGAGGTCCACGAGCGTCCATCGGGCAGATTACCCGAACAAAAGAAACACTACTCAGATTCCCCCGACCTCAGTCTTCACTCGGGCACTGGATGTTCATTCTGCCAGCCAGTCTCTCAGATGTCATAAATCGCGGCCTTCGTCAGCGCCATCATCAACAATGCCGGCGTCCTGCTGCCAGTGACCCGCTCGCCTAGAGAAGCGAACACAAATTCATGAAACCGGAGGGAGAATTAACAATGAGTGCGAATTCGCAGAAGAAGAAGTTTTACGCC
The DNA window shown above is from Streptomyces sp. NBC_01451 and carries:
- a CDS encoding MFS transporter translates to MSTTFDRGAPASGKTDSGRRGSHAVRWWVLVVLGVAQLMVTLDATVVNIALPEAQHDLGFSDGSRQWVITGYALAFGSLLLLGGRLGDLFGRRTTFVTGLIGFAAASVVGGAAGSFEILVAARVAQGLFAALLAPAALSLLSVTFTDPAERPKAFGIFSALSGAGAAVGLLLGGMLTEWASWRWVMYVNVIFAGVALVGALLLLARPVVTERPKIDIPGTVVVSAALFGIVYGFAHVESTSWTDPVALGSMISGVVLLAVFAWLELRVAHPLLPLRVVLDRTRGGSFLAVFVLGMGMFSIFLFLTYYLEASIGYSPIEAGLSFLPMVGGIVASSTTAPSLLLPKVGPKIVVSVSFLVSASGMALLTRLTLNSDYVADIMPGMILLGLGIGGVMTTAFQGATAGVHHEDAGVASALINTSQQVGGSISTALLTTVASSAATDYLSSHKPGALTVAQAGVESYTATLTWGAGIFVVGAALTAFLMPNTALAPSEGEPVIAH
- a CDS encoding SDR family oxidoreductase; protein product: MTALKGANVFVTGGSRGIGKALVEELYARGAGKVYATARDPRTVTHPDAVPVALEVTDPASVAAAAAQAQDVTVLINNAGASVGASFLDSPVDDVRREFETNFYGPLLLTRAFVPLIERNGGGHLLNVHSALSWIALGGSYSASKAALWSQTNSLRLELQPRGIAVTGLHVGYVDTDLAAGVEAPKSDPRDVAALALDGVETGAYEVLADDISRQVKAGLAGDLAGLYPQLAN